From the Paenibacillus sp. MMS20-IR301 genome, the window GCAGAACCGCCGGTTTGAACCCGCCCAGGGCAGCAGCCAGACGCTTAGTGATACTCTCCACATGGTCAGCCGGATCCTCATCAATCTGATCCATGAAATTTGCGATGAACAGCATACGGCCCGTTGCTCCGGCGGGAAGATTATCAGCCAGGAATTCCTTCTCGGAACGGGTCACAGGCGAGGTGGCATCCAGGAGAAAAATCACCACATCCGCCCGGGGCACAAACTGGTAGGTTACCTCAACACGCTGCTGATTAAGGTCATTAACCCCCGGGGTATCTACTAGCATTATTTTAGATTCAAGCATTTCCAGCGGCAGAGTCATTCTAAGATAGCGAATTTTATCCGGAATCTCTGCACCCTCGGCGGAAAAAGCGTCGATATTCTCCCGGCTAAGCTCCCGTAGCTCTGATGATCCATCCTGCATATGTACGGTTAAACTGCGCTCCTCGCCATAGTGAATCGCATTAAGGGTGGCTGTTGTCGGGGTTACATCGGCCGGCAGCAGAGCCTCACCCAGCAACCCGTTAATAAATGTAGATTTGCCGCGTTTGAACTCACCCAGGACCACAACTGTACAAAAATTTTCTTCAATCGACTCCTGCAGCTGCTCCAATTCCCGGACAAAGACAGACCCCGGCAGAAGCCCGCCAGTCCACTCCTTTATTTGAGCAATGGACTCAAGCAACTGACTTTTTCCGGCTTCATATTGCTCTGCAATGATCTCATCTGCTGCCAGCTGATTCACTATAACCGCTCCTTCCGATACCGAGCTCACCGCTCATCGCATCCAAATTGCTTATAACATGATCCAGTCGAGTCTCAAGCTTCAACAGATAAGTTCTCTGCTGTTCTACGCTGCCCGCTTCAGTATTACGTTCACGGATTGCTTGTTGCAATTGATCCGCAACAGCTTTAAGCTTGCGTCCTGTTTCCTGCTCGAAATGCCTTATCGTATCCTCAATTGTTTTTTGCCACTGTTTATCAAGGTCAGCGCACATCGCAGGAATCACATCCCTGTACCTCCGCTCCACCTGCACCCGGATTTTAGCCAGTGCATTATCACGGACCTTGTTATCAAAATAGGAATACATGAAGCTTCCTCCGAAAAAAAGCGCTGGTAAAGCAAGCGGCAAAGCGACATGAAGTCCGATAATCGCGCCCAGCATGCCTAGTGAGCCGATTCCAGTTTTGACTATAACCTCATCCTGGTCGTACAGCTTGCCAAATCCGGCACTCTCCTCCATGCTCTTCCCCGGATCCATGATAAATGTATGAAGAATCATCTGCTGAATAGCTTCCCACTCCTGCTCCAGCCGCCGGTTGCTCCGCCCGGTCTCCTCTTCAAGGACAGCAGCTTGTGCCGCATGTATGCGCTCCTGCAATGAGGTCTGTATAGGGGCCACCGCCGATTCAATAGCCCGGGCAATCTCCTCTTGCTGCAGCGGGCCTGTATAGTTCGTAACAGTCTGAACTGCAGCAGTCGCCACCTCATGCAGTCCCGACTCCCAGCGGACGCGAATGCCCAACCCTCCCGCATTCAGTGCCACACTCAGCCGTTGAATAGCATCACTAGCCACACGGGTTACCCGGTCCAGCTCCCCTTGTATCTTCAGCGCCTTCTTCTCCAGTTCGGATAAATGTATCCCCAGCATGGACAGCGGAAGCCGGATTGCATTCTGCTTCAGCTCACTCGCCATGCGAAGGGTGCGCTC encodes:
- a CDS encoding dynamin family protein codes for the protein MSSYRARRKQIMDAIDEVGCTARELKAESVERVLQVTKEGLADDVFRIVVVGEFSRGKSTFVNGLLGRRVLPSSANPTTTVLSKIVYAEQQYYRLHYRDGRDIMSVTEAEFQSIVAPEEPDPDDLLMLQQRDHALQEYGAVSYAEIGYPAALCQGGVELIDTPGTNDLDAAREEITYKFIPEADAAIFVLSTRPPLTETELDFFKDRILKADIQKIFFVVNFKDRLATSEGQEKVMNRIVNLLTPVVKDLRIYLISAKQALDARRAASGEAVAGTIVPLSDSGYPELEAAVGLFLTEERGRVKLAKPLERTLRMASELKQNAIRLPLSMLGIHLSELEKKALKIQGELDRVTRVASDAIQRLSVALNAGGLGIRVRWESGLHEVATAAVQTVTNYTGPLQQEEIARAIESAVAPIQTSLQERIHAAQAAVLEEETGRSNRRLEQEWEAIQQMILHTFIMDPGKSMEESAGFGKLYDQDEVIVKTGIGSLGMLGAIIGLHVALPLALPALFFGGSFMYSYFDNKVRDNALAKIRVQVERRYRDVIPAMCADLDKQWQKTIEDTIRHFEQETGRKLKAVADQLQQAIRERNTEAGSVEQQRTYLLKLETRLDHVISNLDAMSGELGIGRSGYSESAGSR